GTATATCTTTCTGCATTTGAAGTATAAAATCTTTATCAATGACTTTATCAGCTATATTTTTTAGCGCACTGTCATTTTGTTTTACTATAAGCACAGCTTCATTTCCAAGATTTACCAGAGTTTTATTTTCCAGCTCTTCATATTGGATTTTCATGTTTTGCTCTTTTATTTCATCCAGATTCCATACTGTGGCATCGATAATTCCTCTTTTCAGCAGTTCAGGGATTTTGTTATAGTCGATTTCCACAAGTTCAATATCATCATCACCCTTGAAGTATTCTTTGGTCAACAGATACTGATCCTGAGAATCAGGATTAATTCCTACTTTTTTTATAATAGTATTTTCATTTTTGAAAAGAACGTGTCTGTCTACATAGGTATTTTCCCCGAATTCAAAAGCAATTTCTATTTTTTTTCCGGATTTTATAGCATGGTTAGCTGCTAATTTTGAAACTATGGCAAAATCATAAAGTCCTTTTTCCAGAAAATTAATTCTGACTCCGGCTCCACCCATGTGAGCAAAGTAAAAAGGAATTTTTTTGTCTGAAAAACATTTTTTTAAACCAGTCGCCAATCCCTCATATCTTCTGGAGTAAGGAAGGGGCATAACACAGACTATAGTACTGATACCTGCGTAATTCAAAAGTTTTTCATATTTTATGCCTTTTACCGTAGTTCCAAGATGGCCTTTTCTTTCAAGAGTTACCATCTTTTCGTCTTCCAGAAACTTAATGGCTTTTTGAATGGTACCAACCGAAAGTTCAAATTTTTCCGAATACTTTGGTATGGAATCCATTCTCTCGCCGACATTTATTTCCAGAAATGCTTTGGCAATATTGATTATTGCCTGTCCGTTTTTCTTTAAAAGTACTGTCTCTTTCATTGTATAAACCTCTTTAAAATTTATTTTCATTTTTTTGAAAATTGATTTCTAATAATATGATACCATAATTTTTAAAATTGTCAATATCAAAATATGATTCTTTGGGTTCGTGTAAAATCAGCATTCCCAGAAATTAAAATGTTTGGAATACAATAATAGAACATAAAAAAAATTGTAAAAATTTTGTAAAGGCTGAAAATAAAAGATAATATTCAAGAAAAATTTTAAGCAGCAGGTATTGTCTGTCTCTAACTGATTTATTATCAAAATTTTAAAACAGATACCTGAGAATTAATTGTCATAAAAAGTCAAAATATGTTATAACTTAGATGTGAAAGTCTGAATATTCATAAATTATA
This genomic stretch from Sebaldella sp. S0638 harbors:
- the yhfZ gene encoding GntR family transcriptional regulator YhfZ; translation: MKETVLLKKNGQAIINIAKAFLEINVGERMDSIPKYSEKFELSVGTIQKAIKFLEDEKMVTLERKGHLGTTVKGIKYEKLLNYAGISTIVCVMPLPYSRRYEGLATGLKKCFSDKKIPFYFAHMGGAGVRINFLEKGLYDFAIVSKLAANHAIKSGKKIEIAFEFGENTYVDRHVLFKNENTIIKKVGINPDSQDQYLLTKEYFKGDDDIELVEIDYNKIPELLKRGIIDATVWNLDEIKEQNMKIQYEELENKTLVNLGNEAVLIVKQNDSALKNIADKVIDKDFILQMQKDILEDKLYPSY